A DNA window from Zingiber officinale cultivar Zhangliang chromosome 3A, Zo_v1.1, whole genome shotgun sequence contains the following coding sequences:
- the LOC122050466 gene encoding uncharacterized protein LOC122050466, whose product MRRGRAGVGYRRGPGRPRKQPIEAEEPEPVTQEADSSRDPTDVETASRGQTHQTPRDQGRQPQEIPSVIPSGRNQEFQPQGIPSGIPSAFPTPATTDWMRDRARIPLLARSVKDRFTLYLGGADPWAARSWLKNVESTFEYLSCTDEEKVELAAYHLRDQAVTWWDMQKTIFGEQRITWAMFRDAFERQYFPATFCLARRQEFLNLKQGDRSVMEYNAEFCRLAEFCPHLVAQDYDRMQQFTQGLVAYIRIRMSGFPGSSYREVLDRALFIEMTQQQVNQEKGHEKQSSQKRGNRGQSSRAPSGGSSRPQKTGRTSDGGSRPPHHDQKNFGGTRCFQCGSKSHTRNSCPLDHAICFYCKLPGHESRDCTLKAQLEAPKVTSQGESSSQSRSQRRSQKTQSAPRQQRPQPSQGQIYHVQGQEPATTQYSAAAFSHQAFSFHPAYQPQSQYQQPVPTPKMPAQATSGIPQPSSEVGRVYAVTREEAQRAEGSVLEMVEFDIILGMDWLAMNHATVDCRARVVTFRPPGLPSWSFIGIGGDGISVISAMQAKRLLSQGCQGYLLSMVKVDTDALPRLSDVPIVQEFSDVFPDELPGLPPKRQVEFTIELVPGTAPVSKTPYRMAPKELEELKVQLQELLDRGFIRPSVSPWGAPVLFVKKKDGSLRLCIDYRQLNAVTIKNKYPLPRIEDLFDQLKDTCVYSKIDLRSGYHQLRVGDANIPKTAFRTRYGHYEFLVMPFGLTNAPAVFMDLMNRFWRRFGENTSMRSLVNAPFGYLRWVFLDMLSPAEVYLWIHRRLRPSLVGSSRRQYRRFVAFWD is encoded by the exons ATGAGGCGTGGTCGAGCGGGAGTCGGTTATCGTCGTGGTCCGGGACGACCACGGAAACAACCCATTGAGGCCGAGGAACCAGAACCAGTGACTCAGGAGGCGGATTCTTCTAGGGATCCAACGGATGTTGAGACGGCTAGTCGGGGACAGACCCATCAGACTCCTAGAGATCAGGGACGTCAGCCTCAGGAGATCCCTTCAGTCATACCATCTGGTAGGAATCAGGAATTTCAGCCTCAGGGTATTCCCTCCGGGATACCATCAGCATTTCCTACTCCTGCTACTACTGATTGGATGAGGGACAGAGCTCGGATACCGTTGCTGGCGAGGTCCGTCAAGGACAGATTTACCTTATATTTGGGCGGAGCAGATCCTTGGGCTGCTCGAAGTTGGTTGAAGAATGTAGAGAGCACCTTTGAGTACCTGAGTTGCACGGATGAGGAGAAAGTGGAATTGGCAGCGTATCATCTCCGAGATCAAGCAGTCACATGGTGGGACATGCAGAAGACGATCTTTGGAGAGCAGCGCATCACATGGGCGATGTTCCGAGATGCGTTTGAGCGGCAATATTTCCCAGCGACCTTCTGTCTAGCTCGACGCCAAGAATTTCTGAATCTCAAGCAGGGCGATCGGTCAGTGATGGAGTACAATGCTGAATTCTGTAGGTTGGCAGAATTTTGTCCTCACTTAGTGGCACAAGATTATgatcgtatgcagcagttcactcAGGGTCTTGTAGCATACATTCGGATTCGGATGTCAGGATTTCCAGGTAGTTCCTATCGGGAGGTTCTAGATCGAGCACTATTCATAGAGATGACTCAGCAGCAGGTAAATCAGGAGAAAGGACATGAAAAGCAGTCGTCGCAAAAGAGAGGGAATAGAGGTCAGAGTTCACGGGCTCCTTCCGGAGGATCTTCTCGGCCTCAGAAGACTGGGCGAACATCGGATGGAGGTTCTCGTCCCCCTCATCATGATCAGAAGAACTTTGGTGGGACCAGGTGTTTTCAGTGTGGGTCCAAGAGTCACACCAGGAATAGTTGCCCGTTGGATCATGCTATATGTTTCTACTGTAAACTTCCGGGGCATGAGAGTCGGGATTGTACTCTGAAAGCACAGTTGGAGGCTCCTAAAGTTACATCTCAGGGGGAATCATCCTCTCAGTCCCGTTCACAGAGGAGATCGCAGAAGACCCAGAGTGCCCCACGTCAGCAACGACCACAGCCTTCTCAGGGACAGATATACCATGTGCAGGGTCAGGAGCCAGCGACCACACAGTATTCTGCCGCAGCGTTTTCTCATCAGGCATTCAGCTTTCATCCAGCATATCAGCCTCAGTCTCAGTATCAGCAGCCGGTTCCCACACCTAAGATGCCAGCGCAGGCCACTTCAGGGATACCACAGCCGAGCTCAGAGGTGGGTCGTGTTTATGCTGTTACACGGGAGGAGGCACAGAGAGCTGAGGGATCG GTATTGGAGATGGTGGAATTtgacattatattgggcatggattggcTGGCCATGAACCATGCCACAGTTGACTGCAGAGCGAGAGtagtcacattccgacctcccGGTTTACCATCGTGGTCATTCATCGGAATCGGGGGTGATGGGATATCAGTCATATCAGCAATGCAAGCGAAAAGATTACTGTCGCAGGGTTGCCAGGGATATTTGCTGTCTATGGTTAAAGTTGATACAGATGCATTACCACGACTCTCGGACGTTCCTATTGTTCAAGAATTTTCAGATGTATTCCCTGACGAACTCCCCGGTTTGCCTCCTAAAAGGCAAGTCGAGTTTACGATTGAGTTGgttccgggaaccgcaccggtATCCAAGACCCCTTATCGCATGGCACCAAAGGAGTTAGAGGAGCTGAAGGTTCAGTTACAGGAGTTGTTGGACAGAGGATTTATCCGTCCCAGTGTTTCTCCGTGGGGAGCACCAGTActcttcgttaagaagaaagacggatcactGAGACTATGTATTGATTACCGACAGTTGAATGCGGTCACTATCAAGAACAAATATCCACTGCCACGTATAgaagatttatttgatcagctgaagGACACCTGTGTATATTCAAAGATTGATTTGCGCTCAGGCTATCATCAGCTCAGGGTTGGAGATGCGAATATtccgaagacagcatttcgcactcGTTATGGTCATTAcgagttcttggtaatgccatttgggcttaccaatgccccAGCAgtgtttatggatctgatgaacaga ttttggAGACGCTTCGGCGAGAACACCTCTATGCGAAGTTTAGTAAATGCGCCTTTTGGCTACCTTCGGTGGGTTTTCTTGGACATGTTGTCTCCAGCAGAGGTATATCTGTGGATCCACAGAAGATTGAGGCCATCActggttgggagcagccgaagacaGTACAGGAGATTCGTAGCTTTTTGGGATTAG